In Sedimentibacter sp. MB31-C6, one genomic interval encodes:
- a CDS encoding 2-hydroxyglutaryl-CoA dehydratase: MKVTFPQMGNIYLAAKVLCEGLGIEYVIPPQNSRNALNIGSLHSPEEMCLPFKIMIGNYIQAIKQGADTVILTGSCGPCRFGEYCELQMNLLKKLGYNLEFIVIDMPKDIGIKELYKRITRFSLNSKKSKYKKTKALLDAIKVMNLMDDIEASAHNLAGYEKIKGNCKSLLNNCKTDALKCKSPLEMINLLIDYKHKINHISIDINKNPLKVAIIGEIYTVIEPFSNLCIEDKLMDYGVSTKRKLTPSWWIKNTALSPTKLNSIDIKKGSKEYLPLYIGGHARECIGEAVLAYEDNFDGAIQIFPMGCMPEIVSKSILPTISKDKDFPIMSLVVDEMTGEAGYITRIEAFIDLLERRQKDVLLRC, translated from the coding sequence TTGAAAGTAACATTTCCACAAATGGGTAATATTTATTTAGCGGCTAAAGTCTTATGTGAGGGTTTAGGAATAGAATATGTTATTCCACCCCAGAATAGCAGAAATGCTTTAAATATTGGTTCACTTCATTCTCCTGAGGAAATGTGTTTACCTTTCAAGATTATGATTGGCAATTATATTCAAGCTATAAAACAAGGAGCAGATACTGTTATACTAACTGGTAGCTGTGGACCATGTAGATTTGGTGAATATTGTGAATTACAGATGAACTTATTAAAAAAACTAGGGTATAATTTGGAGTTCATAGTAATAGATATGCCTAAAGATATTGGAATAAAAGAATTGTATAAAAGGATTACAAGATTCTCTTTAAATAGCAAAAAATCTAAATATAAAAAAACAAAAGCATTATTAGATGCGATTAAAGTAATGAATTTAATGGATGATATTGAAGCTTCAGCACATAATTTAGCAGGTTATGAAAAAATAAAAGGAAATTGTAAATCTTTATTAAATAATTGCAAAACAGATGCTTTAAAATGTAAAAGCCCTTTAGAAATGATTAATCTATTAATAGATTATAAACATAAAATAAATCACATTTCTATTGATATTAATAAAAATCCTTTAAAGGTAGCAATAATAGGAGAGATTTATACTGTTATTGAACCTTTTTCTAATTTATGTATTGAAGATAAGCTTATGGATTATGGTGTTTCTACAAAAAGAAAACTTACTCCAAGTTGGTGGATTAAAAATACTGCTTTAAGTCCAACTAAACTTAATTCTATAGATATCAAAAAAGGATCTAAAGAATATCTGCCACTTTACATAGGCGGCCATGCTAGAGAATGTATTGGTGAAGCTGTTTTAGCTTACGAAGATAACTTTGATGGTGCTATTCAAATATTTCCAATGGGATGCATGCCTGAAATAGTATCTAAATCAATTTTACCAACAATATCAAAGGATAAAGACTTTCCAATTATGTCCTTAGTTGTTGATGAAATGACAGGAGAAGCAGGTTATATCACTAGAATTGAAGCTTTTATAGATTTACTAGAAAGGAGACAGAAAGATGTATTACTTAGGTGTTGA
- a CDS encoding acyl-CoA dehydratase activase yields MYYLGVDVGSVSTDLVILDNSMNVIEKIYLRTRGNPINAIQEGFKILKNKYKGIEIKGAGTTGSGRQIASTIIGADTVKNEITAHAVAALDKNKNVRTIIEIGGQDSKIIVIKNGVVSDFAMNTVCAAGTGSFLDRQAERLEIPIEEFGDYALKANTSVRIAGRCAVFAESDMIHKQQLGYNKCEIIRGLCDALVRNYLNNIGKGKEIQPIVFFQGGVAANKGMKDAFENALGFEVYVPDNYGMMGAIGAAIIAKSYSEKAKKTKFKGFEISDSDIKSKSHECEGCSNKCEVVKIYENNNIIGYFGDRCGKWSNKLIKINENLLA; encoded by the coding sequence ATGTATTACTTAGGTGTTGATGTAGGTTCGGTAAGTACTGATCTGGTTATATTAGATAATTCTATGAATGTTATTGAAAAAATTTATTTAAGAACTAGGGGGAACCCAATAAATGCTATTCAAGAAGGTTTTAAAATTTTAAAAAATAAATATAAAGGAATTGAAATTAAGGGAGCTGGAACTACTGGAAGTGGAAGGCAAATAGCTTCAACTATTATAGGAGCTGATACAGTAAAAAATGAAATTACTGCTCATGCAGTTGCTGCTTTAGATAAAAACAAAAATGTAAGAACCATAATAGAAATTGGCGGTCAAGATTCTAAAATAATTGTAATAAAAAACGGAGTAGTTTCTGATTTTGCAATGAACACTGTATGCGCTGCCGGAACAGGCTCATTTTTAGATAGGCAAGCTGAAAGATTGGAAATACCAATAGAAGAGTTCGGCGACTATGCTCTTAAAGCTAACACTTCAGTACGAATTGCAGGTCGTTGTGCAGTATTTGCTGAATCAGATATGATTCATAAGCAACAGCTTGGATATAATAAATGTGAAATTATTAGAGGACTTTGTGATGCTTTAGTAAGAAATTACCTTAACAATATTGGTAAGGGAAAGGAAATTCAACCTATAGTATTTTTTCAAGGCGGTGTTGCTGCAAATAAAGGAATGAAAGATGCCTTTGAAAATGCTTTAGGTTTTGAAGTATATGTTCCTGACAACTATGGTATGATGGGAGCAATTGGGGCAGCAATCATCGCAAAATCATATTCAGAAAAAGCTAAAAAAACAAAATTTAAAGGATTTGAAATATCAGATAGTGATATTAAGTCAAAAAGTCATGAATGTGAGGGTTGCTCTAATAAATGTGAAGTTGTTAAAATTTACGAAAATAATAATATTATAGGATATTTTGGAGATAGATGTGGCAAATGGAGTAATAAATTAATTAAAATTAATGAAAATTTATTAGCTTAG
- a CDS encoding peptide chain release factor 3, translating to MTNKEQINKRRIFGIISHPDAGKTTLTEKLLLHGGAIREAGSVRARKNSKYAKSDWMEIEKQRGISVTSSVMQFEYNDKVISIMDTPGHNDFGEDTYRILTSVDSAVMVIDAAKGIEAQTKKLFQVCSMRGIPIFTFINKLDRHGMDPLDLTQELEDVLGLPSVAVTWPIGAGKEFEGVYDRLNNTVYLFRKKLEIKLDDDGVHSTKLDGILNPGNLEVLRDAMDLLDGAGNEFNIEEIKKGKLSPVFFGSALADFGVTEFLNHFLSMSPPPTTRKTTTGVVTPTDDVFTGFIFKIQANMNPNHRDRLAFMRICSGTFTRGMNVTLARTGKQMKLSQSTHLMANERETVDIAYAGDVIGIYDTGNFQIGDTLMEGKEIINFEPLPTFPPELFSRVSAKNSLKGKNFQKGVEQLAQEGAIQVYKNQYNEVILGAVGVLQFEVFEYRLVNEYNTEIRMENIDFTVARWVKTKDSDSLKKYQNSRCMLVFDHYERPVLLFTNQYALRSFQDRYEDIELVEALNVNDVIVE from the coding sequence ATGACAAATAAAGAGCAGATAAATAAACGACGCATCTTTGGTATCATATCTCACCCGGATGCAGGTAAAACAACATTAACAGAAAAACTTTTATTGCATGGTGGCGCTATTCGTGAAGCTGGAAGTGTTAGGGCAAGAAAAAATTCTAAATATGCAAAGTCTGATTGGATGGAAATAGAAAAACAACGTGGTATTTCTGTAACCTCTTCTGTAATGCAATTTGAATATAATGATAAAGTAATTTCAATTATGGATACACCAGGTCATAATGACTTTGGTGAAGATACTTATCGTATTTTAACATCAGTAGATAGTGCTGTAATGGTAATTGATGCTGCTAAAGGTATAGAGGCTCAAACTAAAAAGTTATTTCAAGTATGCAGTATGCGAGGTATTCCAATTTTCACATTTATTAATAAGTTAGATCGACATGGAATGGATCCCCTTGATTTAACACAGGAACTTGAGGATGTTTTAGGACTTCCATCGGTTGCAGTTACTTGGCCTATAGGTGCTGGCAAGGAATTTGAAGGTGTTTATGACCGATTAAATAATACAGTTTATTTATTCAGAAAAAAATTAGAAATTAAGCTAGACGATGATGGGGTTCATTCAACTAAACTTGATGGTATTTTAAATCCAGGTAATTTAGAAGTTTTAAGAGATGCAATGGATCTTTTAGATGGTGCTGGAAATGAATTTAATATAGAGGAAATAAAAAAAGGTAAATTATCACCAGTTTTTTTTGGATCTGCACTAGCAGACTTTGGTGTAACAGAATTTTTAAATCATTTTCTAAGCATGTCTCCTCCACCAACTACAAGAAAAACTACAACTGGTGTAGTAACTCCTACAGATGATGTTTTCACTGGATTTATTTTCAAAATCCAAGCCAATATGAATCCAAATCATAGAGACAGATTAGCATTTATGAGAATATGTTCAGGAACATTTACAAGGGGTATGAATGTAACTTTAGCTAGAACAGGAAAGCAAATGAAATTAAGTCAATCAACACATTTAATGGCAAATGAACGAGAAACGGTAGATATAGCTTATGCTGGAGATGTAATAGGTATTTATGATACTGGTAACTTCCAAATTGGAGATACTTTAATGGAAGGAAAAGAAATAATTAACTTTGAACCCTTACCTACTTTTCCTCCAGAATTATTTAGCCGTGTAAGTGCAAAAAATTCTCTTAAGGGAAAAAACTTTCAAAAAGGTGTAGAACAACTTGCTCAAGAAGGTGCTATTCAAGTATATAAAAACCAATATAATGAAGTCATTTTAGGTGCTGTAGGTGTTCTCCAGTTCGAAGTATTTGAATATCGTTTAGTAAATGAATATAATACAGAAATTAGAATGGAAAATATAGATTTTACTGTTGCAAGATGGGTTAAAACAAAAGATTCTGATAGTCTTAAAAAATATCAAAATTCTAGATGTATGCTTGTTTTTGATCATTATGAAAGACCGGTATTGCTTTTTACAAATCAATATGCCTTGAGGAGTTTTCAAGATCGTTATGAAGACATTGAATTGGTAGAAGCACTTAATGTTAATGATGTAATTGTTGAATAA
- a CDS encoding OPT family oligopeptide transporter, whose amino-acid sequence MSKEGKKLSSTAYGDIRGEDYVPFVPTSMAMPETTGYSIILGIILACLFAAANTYLGLKVGLTISAGIPGAIIATGVLKGMFKRNNILEANVVASLAAMGESLAGGVIFILPALILWGLQLSIFTVITVTIIGGLMGVFFITPLRRYLIVEEHGNLVYPESMAAAEVLVTGSEGGQGFKTVMTGLGVGAGYKLFSGGFALWGEQATYIIKNYQGTMMGFDTLASLLGVGFIVGTKASLLMFGGSVIAWFALIPLIKFLGVGLTDPLFPATKIISEMSATEIWADYIKYIGAGAVAMGGFISLAKSIPTIVTSFKQAISGIGTGENKKVSRIDLEAPLLWVILAAAFGFGLTWLLPIINGGILGGLMAVVFSFFFAVVSARMVGIIGASNNPVSGMTIATMLFVTTIIKITGGVSQEYMTKCITIGGVVCVAIAVAGGTAQSLKTTFIIGGTPKNVQLGMFIALSIAGAFAAFVINMLESAYGIGTAEVAAPQATLMKMIVEGIMTAQLPWTLIIIGAAIAIFCEMARISILPVALGIYLPITLNAAILVGGIIREIAERRFGKDKKRRDEVVEKGTLLASGLVAGDALMGIIVAALVASNINIAFGKGFLTNITQSDLFSFIMFILLGLWIYLFSIKRNKNA is encoded by the coding sequence ATGAGTAAAGAAGGAAAAAAGTTATCATCAACAGCTTATGGTGATATAAGAGGTGAAGATTATGTTCCCTTTGTACCAACTTCAATGGCAATGCCAGAAACAACAGGTTATTCTATTATACTAGGTATTATACTAGCTTGTCTTTTTGCAGCAGCTAATACATACCTTGGTTTAAAGGTTGGGTTGACAATTTCAGCAGGTATACCTGGTGCAATAATAGCAACCGGGGTATTAAAGGGCATGTTTAAAAGAAACAATATATTAGAAGCCAACGTAGTTGCATCGTTAGCTGCTATGGGAGAATCTCTTGCTGGAGGAGTTATATTTATTTTGCCAGCATTAATTTTATGGGGATTACAATTGAGTATTTTTACAGTTATTACAGTAACCATTATAGGTGGACTTATGGGAGTATTTTTCATTACTCCTTTAAGAAGATATTTGATAGTCGAAGAACATGGTAATTTAGTATACCCAGAAAGTATGGCTGCAGCTGAAGTTCTTGTTACTGGTAGTGAAGGTGGTCAGGGATTTAAAACTGTAATGACAGGTCTTGGTGTAGGAGCTGGATACAAGTTATTTTCAGGTGGATTTGCATTATGGGGAGAGCAAGCTACTTATATTATTAAAAACTATCAAGGAACAATGATGGGATTTGATACATTAGCATCACTTTTAGGTGTTGGTTTTATTGTAGGCACTAAAGCGTCATTACTTATGTTTGGTGGTTCTGTAATAGCATGGTTTGCTCTTATTCCATTAATTAAATTTTTAGGAGTAGGCTTGACTGATCCATTATTCCCCGCAACAAAAATTATATCTGAAATGAGTGCTACTGAAATTTGGGCCGATTATATTAAATATATTGGTGCTGGAGCAGTTGCAATGGGAGGTTTTATTTCCCTAGCTAAATCTATTCCTACAATTGTAACAAGCTTTAAACAAGCTATTAGTGGGATTGGAACTGGTGAAAATAAAAAAGTAAGCAGGATCGATTTAGAAGCACCTCTTTTATGGGTTATATTAGCAGCAGCATTTGGCTTTGGATTAACATGGCTTTTACCAATAATAAATGGAGGAATATTAGGTGGGCTAATGGCAGTTGTATTTAGTTTTTTCTTTGCTGTTGTATCTGCAAGAATGGTTGGTATAATAGGAGCATCTAATAATCCAGTATCTGGTATGACTATAGCAACTATGCTTTTTGTTACTACAATAATTAAAATAACTGGTGGTGTCTCACAGGAATATATGACTAAATGTATTACAATAGGTGGAGTTGTTTGTGTAGCTATAGCAGTGGCAGGTGGAACTGCACAAAGTTTAAAAACTACATTTATAATTGGAGGTACTCCTAAGAATGTTCAGCTAGGTATGTTTATTGCTCTTTCAATAGCTGGAGCATTTGCTGCTTTTGTAATTAACATGCTTGAATCTGCTTATGGAATAGGAACTGCAGAAGTAGCTGCACCTCAGGCAACTTTAATGAAAATGATTGTTGAAGGAATAATGACTGCTCAACTTCCTTGGACATTAATAATTATAGGCGCCGCTATTGCAATATTCTGTGAGATGGCTAGAATTTCAATATTGCCTGTTGCTTTAGGGATTTATCTTCCTATAACTCTTAATGCTGCCATTTTAGTTGGTGGAATAATACGAGAAATTGCTGAAAGAAGATTTGGCAAAGATAAAAAGCGAAGAGATGAGGTTGTTGAAAAAGGAACACTTTTAGCATCAGGGTTAGTTGCTGGTGATGCTTTAATGGGAATAATTGTAGCAGCTTTGGTTGCATCTAATATAAATATTGCATTTGGTAAAGGATTTTTAACAAATATAACACAGAGTGATTTGTTTTCGTTTATAATGTTTATTTTGTTAGGATTATGGATTTATTTGTTCTCAATTAAAAGAAACAAAAATGCTTAG
- a CDS encoding acyl-CoA dehydratase activase-related protein — protein sequence MKVGIPQGLLYYKYHPFLITFFSELGAEIITSVNTNKEVLDAGVKYCVDEACLPIKIFHGHISFLKDKCDIIVIPRLMQLHKNEYICPKFCGLPEMVLNSIPNMPKTITAPIYASSKRKLYYWAKSSGKLFTKNNLKIKGAFMKALDKQEKHKTGINDKKYELKVALSGHPYNIYDNYVNMNVIKKLNNLGVGVITEEYMDTNLINTEAKNLYKKPFWTFARNNYGFTVNASKNKEVGGIVYISSFNCGIDSVIVELIKDRICDFPFLILKIDEQTGEAGINTRLEAFVDMLERRYEIESNISTNG from the coding sequence ATGAAAGTAGGAATTCCACAGGGGTTGCTGTATTATAAATACCATCCCTTTTTAATTACGTTTTTTAGTGAATTAGGTGCTGAAATAATTACATCAGTTAATACAAATAAAGAAGTTTTAGATGCAGGAGTTAAATATTGTGTAGATGAAGCATGTTTGCCTATAAAAATATTTCATGGTCATATTTCTTTTTTAAAGGATAAATGTGATATCATTGTTATTCCTAGATTGATGCAACTCCACAAAAATGAATATATATGTCCGAAATTTTGTGGTTTACCTGAAATGGTCTTAAATAGTATTCCAAATATGCCCAAAACAATAACAGCGCCGATTTATGCTTCATCAAAAAGAAAGTTATATTATTGGGCAAAAAGTTCTGGTAAACTTTTCACAAAAAACAATTTAAAAATTAAAGGTGCTTTTATGAAAGCATTAGACAAACAGGAAAAACATAAAACAGGTATAAATGATAAAAAATACGAATTGAAAGTTGCATTATCAGGTCATCCATATAATATTTATGACAATTATGTAAATATGAATGTAATTAAAAAACTTAACAACTTAGGTGTAGGCGTTATAACAGAAGAATATATGGATACTAATTTAATAAACACTGAAGCAAAAAATCTATATAAAAAACCATTTTGGACTTTTGCTAGAAATAATTATGGTTTTACTGTTAATGCATCTAAAAATAAAGAGGTAGGTGGAATTGTATATATTTCTTCTTTTAATTGTGGAATAGATTCCGTAATTGTTGAATTAATAAAAGACAGAATTTGTGATTTCCCTTTTTTAATTCTTAAAATTGATGAACAAACTGGAGAAGCTGGAATCAACACTAGGTTAGAAGCTTTTGTTGACATGCTCGAAAGGAGATATGAAATTGAAAGTAACATTTCCACAAATGGGTAA
- a CDS encoding aminoacyl-histidine dipeptidase, which translates to MAVLENLEPKKVFKFFEDITKIPHGSGNEKALSDFLVNFAKERNLEVIQDSELNVIIRKTASSNYEGLSPVIIQGHMDMVCEKNKDINHDFLKDPLKLRITDDYIYANGTTLGADNGIAVAFGLALLDSNDIPHPPLEILVTTGEETGMYGANAVDPKHLNGKALLNIDAEEEGVFFVSCAGGATNYVHIKNKWENTSNSALKLEIKGLRGGHSGMEIIKQRGNSNKLMGRLLNSINKEIDFNIAYISGGAKNNAIPRESEVILSTENTNIEKLKLIANNTIDIFKKELRVQDPDVKLEITEVKVEKHLTTEITVKIINFLNLMPNGIQTMSKDIEGLVESSLNLGVIIFNEDKVTFESAVRSSVKTLKVEILDRIETLSKLIGAELINDSDYPEWQFEPNSKLRDLCVETYKEIKGQEPKIDAIHAGLECGLLKEKMPDVDMISFGPNLYDVHTPDEHISITSVQNLWEFIIKLMKNMK; encoded by the coding sequence ATGGCAGTTTTAGAAAATTTAGAGCCAAAAAAAGTTTTCAAGTTTTTTGAAGATATTACTAAAATACCTCATGGTTCAGGTAATGAAAAAGCTTTAAGTGACTTCTTGGTGAATTTTGCTAAAGAAAGAAATTTAGAGGTTATACAAGATAGTGAGTTAAATGTAATAATTAGAAAAACAGCTAGCTCAAATTATGAAGGGTTATCTCCTGTTATTATACAAGGACATATGGATATGGTTTGTGAAAAAAATAAAGATATTAATCATGATTTTTTAAAGGATCCATTAAAACTTAGAATCACAGATGATTATATATATGCTAATGGCACAACATTAGGTGCAGATAATGGAATTGCTGTAGCTTTTGGTTTAGCATTACTTGATTCTAATGATATACCACATCCACCTTTAGAAATATTAGTTACAACTGGTGAAGAAACAGGAATGTATGGTGCTAATGCTGTAGACCCGAAACATTTAAATGGTAAAGCATTATTAAATATTGATGCTGAGGAAGAAGGAGTATTTTTTGTAAGCTGTGCCGGAGGAGCTACTAATTATGTCCATATTAAAAATAAGTGGGAAAATACAAGTAATTCTGCGTTAAAATTAGAAATAAAAGGATTACGAGGCGGACACTCTGGAATGGAAATAATAAAGCAAAGAGGAAATTCTAATAAACTTATGGGAAGATTACTAAACTCAATTAATAAAGAAATTGATTTTAACATTGCTTATATTAGTGGCGGCGCTAAAAACAATGCTATTCCAAGGGAATCTGAAGTTATTTTATCTACAGAAAATACAAACATAGAAAAATTAAAATTAATTGCTAATAATACTATTGATATATTTAAAAAGGAATTAAGGGTACAAGATCCAGATGTCAAATTAGAAATCACAGAAGTTAAAGTAGAAAAACATTTAACAACTGAAATTACTGTTAAAATAATCAATTTTTTAAACTTAATGCCTAATGGTATTCAAACAATGAGTAAAGATATAGAAGGATTGGTTGAAAGTAGTTTAAATTTAGGCGTTATTATATTTAATGAAGATAAAGTAACTTTTGAATCTGCCGTTCGAAGTTCTGTTAAAACATTAAAAGTTGAAATATTGGATAGAATAGAAACATTATCTAAATTAATTGGAGCCGAATTAATAAATGATTCTGACTATCCAGAATGGCAATTTGAACCGAATTCAAAATTAAGAGACCTTTGTGTAGAAACATATAAAGAGATTAAAGGACAAGAACCAAAAATAGATGCTATTCATGCAGGTTTAGAATGTGGTCTTTTAAAGGAAAAAATGCCTGATGTTGATATGATTAGTTTTGGACCAAATTTATATGATGTTCATACTCCCGATGAACATATTAGCATAACTTCCGTTCAAAATCTATGGGAATTTATAATAAAATTAATGAAAAATATGAAATAG
- a CDS encoding spore germination protein yields MDTFENIKLNKSLKKNKDIIQQRLPIKKSFDIIGRELIIGQREAYLVFIDGFAKDDIMLYILEELQPLQLEDIDKKNIITLLLKQKIGYIEVETFTNIKQMESAVLSGASALIIDGEDEGLIIDSRSYPVRSSSEPELEKVTRGSRDGLVETIIFNTALIRRRLRDPNLIFEIKSVGKRSQSDVVIAYIKDMVDEKLLKEIQDKIDGVDVGALVMAEKTLEELIIKKHWYNPLPQAKFTERPDVVASHLMEGHIAIIVDTSPSVMLLPVTMFHFTQHAEDYYQNIAVGTYLRWIRFLGMISAFILLPLWLLLVNNPQYIPYFLNFIGPKESGTIPLFVQFILLEFGFDLLRLSSIHTPSALTTSLGIIGGLILSELAVTVGFFVSETVLYMALVGIGTFATPSLEFAMAIRIFRLFLLVLTGLFNGIGFFIGLLVIFIITYNTSSFKNAKKYTWPLFPFEWKPLSHILFRMPVPKIRGKL; encoded by the coding sequence ATGGATACTTTTGAGAATATCAAATTAAACAAATCCCTTAAAAAGAATAAAGATATTATTCAACAAAGACTTCCTATAAAGAAAAGTTTTGATATTATAGGAAGAGAATTAATTATTGGGCAAAGAGAAGCGTATTTAGTTTTTATAGACGGCTTTGCAAAGGATGATATTATGCTTTATATTTTAGAAGAACTCCAACCTTTGCAATTAGAAGATATTGATAAAAAAAATATAATAACATTATTACTAAAACAAAAAATAGGATATATCGAAGTAGAAACCTTTACAAATATAAAACAAATGGAATCGGCTGTGTTATCTGGAGCTTCAGCGCTTATAATTGATGGTGAAGATGAAGGATTAATTATTGATTCCAGATCTTATCCTGTACGTAGTTCTTCGGAGCCTGAATTAGAAAAGGTTACTAGAGGTTCCCGCGACGGTTTAGTAGAAACGATAATATTCAATACAGCTTTAATTCGTAGAAGATTAAGAGATCCTAATCTAATATTTGAAATAAAAAGTGTTGGTAAAAGATCTCAATCAGATGTTGTTATTGCTTATATTAAAGATATGGTAGATGAAAAACTTCTAAAAGAAATTCAGGATAAAATAGATGGTGTTGATGTAGGTGCATTAGTAATGGCTGAAAAAACCTTAGAAGAACTTATAATAAAAAAACACTGGTATAATCCCCTTCCCCAAGCTAAATTTACGGAACGACCAGATGTTGTAGCATCTCACTTAATGGAAGGTCATATTGCGATTATAGTTGATACATCTCCAAGTGTTATGTTATTGCCTGTTACAATGTTTCATTTTACTCAACATGCTGAAGATTATTATCAAAATATCGCAGTAGGTACTTATTTGCGTTGGATACGCTTTTTAGGAATGATTTCAGCCTTTATACTTCTTCCGCTATGGCTTTTATTAGTTAATAATCCTCAGTATATCCCCTACTTTTTAAATTTTATTGGGCCAAAGGAATCTGGTACTATTCCTTTATTTGTTCAGTTTATTTTACTTGAGTTTGGATTTGATTTACTGCGACTTTCCTCTATACATACACCTAGTGCATTAACTACTTCTTTAGGTATAATTGGAGGATTAATATTAAGTGAACTTGCAGTCACAGTTGGTTTTTTTGTATCGGAGACTGTACTTTATATGGCGCTTGTAGGAATTGGAACTTTTGCAACACCTAGTTTGGAATTCGCAATGGCAATACGAATTTTCAGGCTATTTCTACTTGTATTAACAGGACTGTTTAATGGCATAGGATTTTTTATAGGATTATTAGTAATTTTTATTATTACTTACAATACGAGTTCCTTTAAAAATGCTAAAAAGTATACATGGCCATTGTTTCCATTTGAATGGAAACCTTTATCACATATATTGTTCCGAATGCCAGTACCAAAAATAAGAGGAAAGTTGTAG
- a CDS encoding HesA/MoeB/ThiF family protein, which translates to MFDNLRYSRNRELISTTEQEKLANFTVAVVGLGGLGGHISEQLSRLGIGKLILVDADKVDDSNLNRQIFATEKNIGQFKAEAAKARLTNINSNVEYNCRVEYFDETNAEKILSGVDIVVDAVDNISSRFLLQKVCKNLKIPFVHGSIGGWYGQVSFILPGDDTLNLIYPDDNVVGVENNLGNPAFTPALIASIEVAEVLKYLLNKGELLHNKMLFVDLLQHDYMIIKLK; encoded by the coding sequence TTGTTTGATAATTTAAGATACTCTAGAAATAGGGAACTTATAAGTACAACAGAACAAGAAAAGTTAGCAAACTTTACAGTTGCTGTTGTTGGTCTAGGTGGTTTAGGCGGACATATATCAGAACAACTATCACGTCTCGGTATCGGAAAACTTATTTTAGTAGATGCAGATAAAGTAGATGATAGCAATTTGAATAGACAAATATTTGCAACTGAAAAGAATATTGGTCAATTCAAAGCAGAGGCTGCAAAAGCGCGTTTAACAAACATTAATTCAAATGTTGAATATAATTGCCGTGTAGAATACTTTGATGAAACAAATGCAGAAAAAATACTTTCTGGAGTAGATATAGTAGTAGATGCTGTAGACAATATATCATCTAGATTTTTATTACAAAAAGTTTGTAAAAATCTAAAGATACCATTTGTACATGGCTCCATTGGAGGCTGGTATGGCCAAGTAAGTTTTATACTGCCTGGCGATGATACTCTTAACCTTATATATCCAGATGATAATGTTGTTGGCGTAGAAAATAATTTAGGTAATCCAGCGTTTACACCTGCATTAATAGCTTCTATAGAAGTAGCAGAAGTTTTAAAATATTTACTAAATAAAGGGGAACTTTTACATAATAAAATGCTATTTGTAGATTTACTTCAACATGACTATATGATAATTAAATTAAAATAA